In the genome of Hymenobacter taeanensis, one region contains:
- a CDS encoding LexA family protein → MATAIILGKVRQDLTFLPLLDNRLSCGFPSPAADYEAELVDLNRLMLRHPDASFLARATGNSMMGAGIHDGDVLAVDRSMQAQDGDVVVACVEGEYTVKRLKKLPNSAMLVAENADYSPIVVRNADDLRIWGVVVAVLHPLVKEGRHGVSIKN, encoded by the coding sequence ATGGCAACTGCAATCATACTAGGCAAAGTCCGGCAGGACCTGACCTTTCTACCCTTGCTCGACAACCGCTTGTCGTGTGGCTTTCCGTCGCCGGCGGCGGACTATGAAGCGGAACTGGTCGACTTGAACCGGCTGATGCTGCGACACCCGGATGCCTCGTTTCTGGCGCGGGCCACGGGCAACAGCATGATGGGCGCAGGCATCCATGATGGGGATGTGCTGGCGGTGGACCGCAGCATGCAGGCCCAGGACGGGGACGTGGTGGTAGCCTGCGTGGAAGGTGAGTACACCGTAAAGCGGCTCAAGAAGCTGCCAAATTCGGCTATGCTAGTGGCGGAAAACGCCGACTACTCCCCTATCGTGGTGCGCAATGCTGACGATTTGCGGATTTGGGGCGTGGTAGTGGCCGTGTTGCACCCGCTGGTGAAAGAAGGCCGGCACGGGGTGTCAATTAAAAATTAG
- a CDS encoding putative quinol monooxygenase, whose protein sequence is MLIRIVRMTFAPENVPAFLEIFRQSENQIRQMPGCRFLELWQDAELPHVYCTHSHWDSADALNTYRRSELFGQVWPATKKLFSAAPVAFSVHRVEAATLPVDLA, encoded by the coding sequence ATGCTGATTCGAATTGTGCGCATGACGTTTGCCCCGGAAAACGTGCCGGCTTTTCTGGAGATATTTCGCCAGTCGGAAAACCAGATTCGCCAGATGCCAGGGTGCCGGTTTCTGGAGTTGTGGCAAGATGCGGAACTGCCTCACGTGTACTGCACCCACAGCCACTGGGACTCCGCCGATGCCCTGAATACCTACCGTCGCTCCGAGCTGTTTGGGCAAGTGTGGCCCGCCACCAAGAAACTGTTCTCAGCCGCCCCCGTCGCCTTCTCGGTACACCGCGTTGAAGCCGCCACCCTCCCGGTTGACCTGGCCTAG
- a CDS encoding NACHT domain-containing protein, with the protein MKRFAEAVTEDSITTLRPEAHLPGQAVAVPDRGEEGMIEAPSVDDLTISHRGGPTEYISLKHRAGQPFWTVQQLLSRGIIDDFFQQHQQDASGILRLLSQSPMDQALRDCLERVPQTTPATLTALGKAPLEVYQKIAEHIRQHYPDAATDDEHLLRFLGQVEVLEQPAEMLTETILLRLQPHTQDAQAALNVLYSYAMRAGKLQLLVTPETIRQELISQHQPFILPPRQEEILAQLEAVGATLRAVPANIGNLPGHHITRSEAVILADWVQEPLPRAKPEQSKATTASRIVIGGAGLGKTVVLRDVYQELTRRRIPVLALKADRIKGETKGKLLDDIRANGLQFPLKQALAIVASAERPAVVLVDQLDALSMCLGAERGLLTSYTELLNELQQLPHVRFILSCRTFDLRHDPELAPFRAAEQVEIAHLTVEQVNEALQAADAGTVEGMDPAVIKLLQTPLHLAIYCALDPESRSGEPVTSLQGLYDRLLQQYLLNSKRLPGNVGISQVRKYLYQLADAMFQKQQLTLPRLFWEEEDTDVFNYLNTQAIVNLVGPNGQQITFFHQTFYEYLFAKQFVAKGQALSDFVLTSGQGLFFRSLIQQVLVFLRGQDPDAYLQQVRQLLNSSACRFHIKLLITQFLATQTAPEAAEIELVRTSIVPNPGLVQPFIETASHRPWLEFLTEPTLFLQLAAGVEHLEMGQASSVPSTLLWVLARRGPELLFPRIPLLPAGPHLTTWIAKVLDDAGATSAAGFTELFNVAFAGEVSERQQFWYWKILQDQAPTRPEWVAEKVFAQLADAPFDNDHKQRLRHEEYVQAEIFKGLWKADPQIAFSLSSRLLRTWIRRGNHYRAPEILEHAWSRPGYTLLPAPYFLEYRALDDRNQEPHSSYSAVIHYTWKYLTDPTNTQQPSYEHTVRKWLFSRTNLLVNMALAAASHNTAVFAPALIKLFLKNGWFIKAARSGYVGYFTRKVLPHLWDEVLYDQRIQLAHAISARELVANFRVYTDDKEKRRFLSRHGRDALCNLQVLGHERLKDGYAPQAALLTQLARRWGRLIEEEPGIKGYTRAAEPSPAGQWNVEKLTPVNWLRALRKYRLKGEPDVWSDEGTYEGLCHHINRLIKDRPADHVGLLTYLLDNRDESIAMLLPELCEAASVMAAPLVESAYEKQLLNQEDYRRLKRKTSSKTADQDQPLAAEFVQHDLATIRQNLNAECNFKLEEGPSERGARQDLLNAALNTPGASELYNLLTERLPESEVPEVVKLLGTVATEGSLIIRAAAVAHLAMLLRTSLPEESVVGIFEQLIGREYILLAPGQWSLQYLVWRGKPTIFRLLREGMAEPAAHETITRILAVQWGHDVPGAHELLREIWALNPAMMPITLDQLLTGYNRWSRQAVVFDAMSYFLSTEMTKELVRELDDVFRHLSVDELPSAISLIEQYISTCAPHIEYEHFLLDYLAQCVTQHPEVCIKLLALLLSHLNKTYKRYDFKRTILKVLVEAYTRLPHQNAHYPAVQTALDLFDELLQDPTVRNDDLKKVMSEVMTS; encoded by the coding sequence GTGAAGCGGTTCGCCGAGGCGGTAACCGAGGATAGCATTACAACCTTACGGCCTGAGGCTCATTTGCCAGGACAGGCTGTAGCAGTGCCGGATAGGGGCGAGGAAGGAATGATCGAGGCCCCATCGGTTGATGACCTTACTATCTCCCACCGTGGTGGCCCAACGGAATATATCAGCCTAAAGCACCGCGCCGGCCAGCCTTTCTGGACGGTGCAGCAGCTCCTGAGCCGGGGAATTATCGATGATTTCTTTCAACAGCATCAGCAGGATGCTTCCGGGATTCTCCGGCTTCTGTCTCAGTCTCCCATGGACCAGGCACTCCGTGACTGCTTGGAAAGAGTGCCGCAAACGACACCAGCAACGCTGACCGCTCTGGGGAAGGCTCCCTTAGAAGTGTACCAGAAAATTGCGGAGCACATCCGCCAGCATTACCCTGACGCGGCTACGGACGATGAGCATCTGTTGAGGTTTCTGGGGCAGGTCGAGGTGCTGGAGCAGCCCGCTGAAATGCTCACGGAAACCATCTTGCTCCGACTGCAGCCGCACACCCAAGACGCGCAGGCAGCCCTGAATGTGCTCTACAGCTATGCAATGCGTGCCGGCAAACTGCAACTCTTAGTAACGCCTGAAACCATCCGTCAGGAGTTAATCAGTCAGCATCAGCCCTTCATCTTACCGCCTAGGCAGGAAGAAATACTAGCTCAGCTCGAAGCCGTTGGTGCAACTTTGAGGGCCGTGCCGGCTAACATTGGTAATCTGCCTGGGCACCATATTACCCGTTCGGAAGCGGTAATCTTGGCTGACTGGGTGCAGGAGCCTTTACCCAGGGCCAAGCCCGAGCAATCGAAAGCAACCACTGCCAGTCGGATTGTTATTGGTGGGGCAGGTTTGGGCAAAACCGTAGTCTTACGGGATGTTTATCAGGAGTTGACGCGACGTCGTATTCCGGTTCTGGCCCTGAAGGCCGACCGCATTAAAGGCGAAACCAAGGGGAAGCTGCTAGACGACATCAGAGCCAACGGGTTGCAGTTTCCCTTGAAACAAGCCCTGGCAATTGTCGCATCTGCTGAGCGGCCAGCCGTAGTGCTGGTGGATCAGTTGGACGCCTTATCCATGTGTTTAGGAGCCGAACGGGGCCTGCTCACCAGCTATACCGAATTGCTCAATGAATTGCAGCAGCTGCCGCATGTCCGCTTCATTCTTTCCTGTCGCACCTTCGATCTGCGGCACGACCCCGAATTGGCCCCGTTTCGGGCAGCGGAGCAGGTGGAAATAGCCCACCTAACGGTTGAACAGGTTAATGAAGCACTGCAGGCCGCTGACGCGGGTACCGTCGAGGGTATGGATCCGGCGGTAATAAAGCTGCTGCAGACGCCCTTGCATCTGGCTATCTATTGCGCATTAGATCCTGAGTCTCGCAGCGGGGAGCCAGTTACCAGCTTGCAGGGCTTGTACGACAGGCTGCTGCAACAATACCTGCTCAACTCCAAGCGTCTGCCGGGCAATGTCGGTATCAGTCAAGTAAGAAAGTATCTCTACCAATTGGCCGATGCCATGTTCCAAAAGCAGCAGCTCACGCTGCCCCGCCTATTTTGGGAAGAAGAGGATACCGATGTATTCAACTATCTGAACACGCAGGCTATTGTAAACCTGGTAGGGCCCAATGGCCAACAGATTACGTTTTTTCATCAAACCTTCTACGAGTATCTGTTTGCCAAGCAATTTGTTGCCAAAGGCCAGGCATTATCAGATTTCGTGCTGACCTCTGGTCAGGGGTTATTTTTTCGCTCGTTAATTCAGCAGGTTCTCGTATTTCTGCGCGGGCAGGATCCTGACGCCTACCTGCAGCAGGTCCGTCAACTCCTGAACTCTTCGGCTTGTCGTTTCCATATCAAGCTGCTCATCACCCAATTTCTGGCAACGCAAACAGCGCCCGAAGCTGCCGAAATAGAGTTGGTTCGCACCAGCATAGTACCTAACCCTGGCTTGGTTCAGCCTTTCATCGAAACCGCAAGTCATCGGCCCTGGCTTGAGTTCCTAACTGAACCCACGTTGTTTTTGCAGTTGGCGGCCGGCGTAGAGCACCTAGAAATGGGGCAGGCGTCATCGGTGCCCAGCACGCTGCTGTGGGTATTGGCTCGTCGTGGCCCGGAATTATTGTTTCCCAGAATCCCACTTCTGCCGGCCGGCCCCCACCTGACTACCTGGATTGCCAAAGTGCTGGATGACGCCGGTGCCACCAGCGCTGCCGGGTTCACTGAGCTATTTAATGTGGCATTCGCAGGGGAAGTGAGCGAACGGCAACAATTCTGGTACTGGAAAATTCTGCAGGATCAAGCACCAACTAGACCTGAGTGGGTGGCAGAGAAGGTCTTTGCTCAGTTGGCTGATGCCCCGTTCGATAATGACCACAAGCAGCGACTTAGGCACGAAGAATACGTGCAAGCAGAAATTTTCAAAGGGCTCTGGAAAGCTGATCCACAGATAGCATTCAGCTTAAGCAGCCGATTGCTGCGTACTTGGATTCGTCGGGGTAATCATTATCGAGCGCCCGAAATTTTGGAGCATGCGTGGAGCCGACCAGGATATACACTTCTACCAGCACCTTATTTTCTTGAATACCGTGCTCTAGATGATCGAAACCAAGAGCCGCATTCATCTTATAGCGCGGTTATACACTACACATGGAAGTATCTGACAGATCCAACAAACACACAGCAGCCTAGCTACGAGCATACGGTTCGCAAGTGGCTATTCAGTCGTACAAATTTGTTGGTGAATATGGCATTGGCTGCAGCTTCGCATAATACAGCAGTATTTGCTCCTGCGTTAATTAAACTATTTTTGAAAAACGGCTGGTTTATTAAAGCCGCTCGCAGTGGTTATGTTGGTTATTTTACCCGTAAAGTGCTGCCTCATTTGTGGGATGAAGTACTATACGATCAGCGCATACAGCTGGCACATGCTATATCTGCCCGTGAGCTTGTAGCTAATTTCAGAGTTTATACTGATGATAAAGAAAAACGTCGCTTTTTAAGCCGCCATGGCCGAGATGCCTTGTGTAATCTGCAGGTATTAGGTCATGAGCGTCTGAAGGACGGCTACGCACCACAGGCAGCTTTACTCACGCAACTTGCCCGCCGGTGGGGACGGTTGATAGAAGAGGAGCCTGGCATAAAAGGATATACTCGGGCTGCAGAGCCCAGCCCGGCTGGTCAGTGGAACGTCGAAAAGTTAACCCCCGTCAATTGGTTGCGCGCACTGCGTAAATATCGATTGAAAGGTGAGCCTGACGTGTGGTCTGATGAGGGTACTTATGAGGGCCTATGTCACCATATCAACCGACTAATCAAAGACCGTCCCGCTGACCACGTGGGCCTGTTGACCTACCTGCTAGATAATCGGGATGAAAGCATTGCCATGCTATTGCCTGAGCTGTGCGAGGCCGCTTCCGTTATGGCCGCCCCGTTGGTAGAATCAGCCTACGAAAAGCAACTGCTGAATCAAGAGGATTATCGCCGCCTCAAGCGAAAGACGTCTTCTAAAACAGCAGACCAGGACCAGCCGCTGGCTGCAGAGTTTGTGCAGCACGATCTGGCAACCATCCGGCAGAATCTTAATGCCGAGTGTAATTTCAAACTAGAGGAGGGACCGAGTGAGCGGGGTGCGCGTCAAGATTTACTAAATGCTGCTCTGAATACTCCTGGAGCCAGTGAATTGTATAATCTCCTGACTGAACGACTGCCTGAATCCGAGGTTCCGGAGGTCGTAAAACTGCTGGGTACCGTCGCTACCGAAGGCAGCCTGATTATTCGTGCTGCTGCCGTGGCGCACCTCGCTATGTTGTTGCGCACCTCGTTGCCTGAGGAAAGCGTGGTGGGAATTTTTGAACAGCTTATCGGTAGGGAGTACATTTTATTAGCTCCTGGTCAATGGTCGTTGCAATACTTGGTGTGGCGGGGTAAGCCCACTATTTTCCGTTTGCTGCGGGAGGGAATGGCAGAGCCGGCCGCCCACGAAACCATTACCCGCATTCTGGCCGTGCAGTGGGGGCATGACGTGCCCGGAGCTCACGAGTTGTTGCGGGAAATTTGGGCACTAAACCCGGCCATGATGCCAATTACCTTGGATCAACTGCTAACGGGATACAATCGGTGGTCAAGGCAGGCAGTAGTATTTGACGCCATGAGTTATTTCCTATCCACTGAAATGACCAAAGAGCTAGTCCGGGAGTTAGATGACGTATTCCGGCACTTGTCAGTAGATGAGTTGCCCAGCGCAATCAGTTTAATTGAACAATACATTTCTACTTGTGCTCCCCATATTGAGTACGAGCACTTTTTGCTTGATTACCTAGCTCAATGCGTTACGCAGCATCCCGAAGTGTGCATCAAACTGCTGGCACTGCTGCTATCTCACCTTAACAAAACCTACAAGCGCTACGACTTTAAGCGCACCATCCTGAAAGTACTTGTGGAAGCCTATACCCGTCTGCCGCATCAAAATGCCCACTACCCGGCTGTACAGACCGCTTTAGATTTATTTGACGAACTATTGCAGGATCCTACTGTGCGCAACGACGACCTGAAGAAAGTAATGAGTGAAGTGATGACTTCCTAA
- a CDS encoding DUF3846 domain-containing protein, with translation MPKPATSYQAQLLDPHSAQPQPVSPRNGRSFKLAELYQLLDCRTVDVVRLSSELILIIDDEGKFRNPCYLNVLATHFYHQHIPEARGVDVVVGRVILCHDKQFR, from the coding sequence ATGCCTAAACCCGCTACTTCCTACCAAGCCCAACTACTCGACCCGCACAGCGCCCAGCCGCAGCCGGTCAGCCCCCGCAACGGCCGCAGCTTCAAGCTGGCCGAACTCTACCAGCTGCTCGACTGCCGCACGGTAGACGTGGTGCGCCTCTCCTCCGAGTTGATTTTGATAATCGACGACGAAGGCAAGTTTCGTAACCCCTGCTACCTCAACGTGCTGGCCACGCACTTCTACCATCAGCATATTCCAGAGGCGCGCGGAGTAGATGTAGTAGTCGGCCGCGTCATTCTGTGCCACGACAAGCAATTCCGCTAA
- a CDS encoding iron-sulfur cluster co-chaperone HscB C-terminal domain-containing protein, producing MTPNYFEFYELPETFRPDEATLKRKYYALSREYHPDFHATATPERQQEILHLATLNTNAYRTLSNPDQCMAYILGQHGLMEEGKQELPPDFLMEVMDLNEQLMELEFEPDPEIMQRVETDVKDLSDTLDAGIEPVLAGYEGLPVDTRPQALQQIRTYYLKKRYLLRIRESLTKFATRS from the coding sequence ATGACTCCCAATTACTTCGAATTCTACGAGCTGCCCGAGACCTTCCGCCCCGATGAGGCCACCCTCAAGCGTAAGTACTACGCCCTCAGCCGCGAGTATCATCCCGATTTTCACGCTACGGCCACCCCGGAGCGCCAACAGGAAATCTTGCACCTGGCCACGCTCAACACCAACGCCTATCGCACCCTCTCCAACCCCGACCAGTGCATGGCCTACATCCTGGGTCAGCACGGGCTCATGGAGGAAGGCAAGCAGGAACTGCCCCCCGATTTCCTGATGGAGGTAATGGACCTCAACGAGCAGCTCATGGAGCTGGAATTTGAGCCTGACCCCGAAATCATGCAGCGCGTAGAAACTGACGTGAAAGATTTGTCCGACACGCTCGACGCGGGCATTGAGCCGGTTCTGGCTGGCTATGAGGGACTACCCGTGGATACGCGCCCCCAGGCCCTCCAGCAAATCCGAACGTATTATCTGAAAAAGCGGTATTTGTTGCGCATTAGAGAAAGTCTCACTAAGTTTGCCACCCGTTCCTGA
- a CDS encoding SAM hydrolase/SAM-dependent halogenase family protein yields the protein MGLITFLSDFGYRDHYVAAVKARILQLAPAIPVLDISHAIEPFNIAHAVHVLSAVFRDFPVGTVHLIGVNDLGAPRAAWHAAQYEGHFFVSADNGILPLLCDGKPEQLVSLGAGTTATASPTRDLLAPAAVHLAKGGALVELGPITTEAYQLLNRQLRLQDHRITGHVVHVDHYGNLITNITRTAVEVLGRNRPSTIHFARETVRDIAPHFQAAPPGEVVCIFNSQDQLCIGINQGNASELLGLYFDSQVDVRFPTEA from the coding sequence ATGGGGTTGATTACGTTTCTGTCTGACTTTGGCTACCGCGACCACTACGTTGCGGCCGTAAAAGCTCGGATTCTGCAGTTGGCCCCCGCCATTCCCGTACTGGACATTTCGCACGCCATTGAACCCTTTAACATCGCGCACGCCGTTCACGTTCTATCGGCGGTATTTCGCGACTTCCCGGTGGGTACCGTACACCTGATTGGGGTGAACGATTTGGGGGCTCCGCGCGCCGCCTGGCACGCCGCTCAGTACGAGGGTCATTTCTTTGTCTCGGCCGACAACGGCATCCTGCCCCTGCTCTGCGACGGCAAGCCCGAGCAGCTCGTGAGCCTGGGGGCCGGCACCACTGCTACCGCCTCCCCTACCCGCGACCTACTGGCTCCCGCCGCCGTGCACCTGGCCAAGGGTGGCGCCCTCGTGGAGCTGGGCCCCATCACCACCGAGGCCTACCAGCTCCTCAACCGCCAACTCCGTCTCCAGGACCACCGCATCACGGGCCACGTGGTGCACGTGGATCACTACGGCAACCTCATCACCAACATTACCCGCACAGCCGTGGAAGTGCTGGGCCGCAACCGCCCCAGCACCATCCATTTTGCCCGCGAAACGGTGCGTGATATTGCCCCCCATTTTCAGGCTGCACCTCCCGGCGAAGTGGTGTGCATCTTCAACAGCCAGGACCAACTGTGCATTGGCATCAACCAGGGCAACGCTTCCGAACTGCTAGGCCTCTACTTCGATTCGCAGGTAGATGTGCGCTTCCCTACCGAGGCTTAA
- a CDS encoding site-specific integrase produces MKVLFELRHDKQDKAGTVPVYVSAYFDGLRLRCSTKERCEPRQWNEREQEFRRSFPGYQAANDGLEALERRLEDRYRELRAMNVAPTVALMREAVNPAAVVVKEEPLLVVRFAAFREVLHGRGYAFHTLRHYKTAENHLTAFLAKTRRKALVLADYTLAVHDEFVGYLRACGLSANGVYTVLKDLKTFLRHAQDERELRLGLDLKRLEVRYTDQAKTYLTGADLAALVAAKLPATLEPARDVFLFCCYTGLRYSDVAALHAGNVYALGANGDGDRVLRLVQTKTRATVSIYLSRMAAEILDRYATAERQFEGARLLPVLANQPLNRYLKKAAQLAGLTRKVEVINSVGGQITKTAVPLHELVTMHTARHTFAVQSLLRGMPVTVLQRVMGHAKIQNTMRYAQVVEELQHQAMRAAWDGPTTAPTTTLATDSAVCNVLAA; encoded by the coding sequence ATGAAAGTATTGTTTGAGTTGCGGCACGACAAGCAGGACAAGGCAGGCACGGTGCCGGTCTACGTGTCGGCGTATTTCGATGGGCTGCGGTTGCGCTGCTCCACTAAAGAGCGGTGCGAGCCGCGGCAGTGGAACGAGCGGGAGCAGGAGTTCCGGCGCTCCTTCCCGGGCTATCAGGCAGCTAACGACGGGCTGGAAGCCTTGGAGCGGCGGTTGGAAGACCGGTATCGGGAGTTGCGGGCGATGAACGTTGCCCCTACCGTCGCCCTGATGCGCGAGGCCGTAAATCCGGCGGCCGTGGTAGTGAAGGAAGAACCATTGCTGGTGGTGCGTTTCGCGGCGTTTCGGGAGGTACTGCACGGGCGCGGATATGCTTTTCACACTCTGCGGCACTACAAGACGGCCGAAAATCACTTGACGGCCTTTCTAGCCAAGACCCGACGTAAGGCTCTGGTGCTAGCCGACTACACGCTGGCGGTGCATGATGAGTTCGTTGGCTACCTGCGGGCTTGCGGGCTGTCGGCCAATGGGGTCTATACCGTGCTGAAAGACCTAAAGACCTTTTTGCGGCATGCGCAGGATGAGCGGGAGCTACGGCTTGGTCTGGACTTAAAGCGGCTGGAAGTACGCTACACCGACCAGGCCAAAACCTACCTAACCGGCGCTGACCTAGCAGCCCTGGTGGCGGCGAAGCTGCCGGCTACGCTGGAGCCAGCGCGGGACGTGTTCTTATTCTGCTGCTACACGGGCTTGCGCTACTCGGATGTGGCAGCCCTGCACGCGGGCAACGTGTACGCCCTGGGCGCCAACGGCGACGGGGACCGGGTGCTTCGATTGGTGCAGACTAAAACCCGGGCTACAGTGAGCATTTATCTGAGTCGCATGGCGGCCGAGATTCTGGACCGGTATGCCACGGCTGAGCGGCAGTTTGAGGGCGCGCGCTTGTTGCCAGTGTTGGCTAATCAACCCCTGAACCGCTACCTGAAAAAGGCGGCGCAGTTGGCTGGCCTCACCCGCAAGGTCGAAGTAATCAACTCGGTGGGCGGACAAATAACGAAAACAGCGGTTCCGCTGCATGAACTGGTGACCATGCACACGGCCCGCCACACCTTCGCCGTGCAAAGTTTGCTCCGGGGCATGCCCGTGACGGTGCTACAGCGGGTGATGGGGCACGCCAAAATTCAGAATACCATGCGCTACGCGCAAGTAGTAGAGGAACTGCAGCACCAAGCTATGCGGGCAGCCTGGGACGGTCCAACCACTGCTCCTACGACTACCCTTGCAACAGATAGTGCTGTATGCAATGTACTGGCAGCGTAA
- a CDS encoding M15 family metallopeptidase: MVTLSSAQAGRQAARLAGVHLTLRAAYAKALLAWLANPQLARLGRPIVTTGHRSVDEQNALYAQGRNKPGPIVTYKLGGESKHNAKPARALDVAFLLDNGQVSWSAELLARFAQLMKAASPAVRWGGDWQSWKDRPHFEV; the protein is encoded by the coding sequence ATGGTAACGCTCAGTAGTGCCCAGGCCGGGCGGCAGGCGGCCCGGTTGGCGGGGGTGCATCTAACGCTACGCGCAGCCTATGCCAAGGCCTTGCTGGCGTGGCTGGCCAACCCACAATTGGCCCGACTCGGGCGGCCGATTGTGACAACGGGGCATAGGAGCGTAGATGAGCAAAATGCCCTGTACGCACAAGGGCGCAACAAGCCAGGGCCCATCGTGACATACAAGCTTGGTGGGGAGTCGAAGCACAACGCCAAGCCAGCTAGGGCTTTGGATGTGGCCTTTCTGCTCGACAACGGGCAGGTAAGTTGGTCGGCGGAGTTGCTGGCCCGATTTGCGCAGCTAATGAAAGCGGCGAGTCCGGCCGTCCGGTGGGGCGGCGACTGGCAGAGTTGGAAAGACCGGCCACACTTTGAAGTGTGA
- a CDS encoding PD-(D/E)XK nuclease-like domain-containing protein → MFHSLTHHPGLTQDQHRALPGISNTGLSQLKHELLGLTRQPNPVALAFGSHFHAAVLEPAYYARTAEKGIRWADLETLARQVRRQRYCRDLLYRGQPEQSYTATHAATGVGVKVRPDLLVRSRAGRRLTLIDFKTTSSPDLAHFLTTIEKYDYDRQAAFYLDALGATRFLIIGVQKRAPHNVWRVELTATPGLIEQGRKKYQRLLRAYTASLTTDGFAPMETRLAA, encoded by the coding sequence ATGTTTCACAGCCTCACCCATCATCCTGGCCTCACGCAGGACCAGCACCGCGCCCTACCTGGTATCAGCAACACCGGCCTGAGCCAGTTGAAGCACGAACTGTTGGGCCTGACCCGCCAGCCCAACCCCGTGGCCCTGGCCTTTGGCAGCCACTTTCACGCCGCCGTGCTGGAGCCCGCCTACTACGCTCGCACTGCCGAAAAAGGCATCCGCTGGGCCGACCTCGAAACCCTGGCCCGCCAGGTGCGCCGCCAACGCTACTGCCGCGACCTGCTGTATCGAGGTCAGCCCGAGCAGTCCTACACCGCCACTCACGCCGCCACGGGGGTAGGGGTGAAGGTGCGCCCCGACTTGCTGGTGCGCAGCCGTGCCGGCCGCCGCCTCACCCTCATCGACTTCAAAACCACCAGCTCCCCCGACCTGGCCCATTTCCTTACCACCATTGAGAAGTACGACTACGACCGCCAGGCCGCCTTCTACCTCGACGCGCTGGGCGCCACCCGCTTTCTCATCATCGGCGTGCAGAAACGCGCCCCGCATAACGTGTGGCGGGTAGAGCTAACGGCCACGCCCGGCCTCATTGAGCAGGGCCGCAAGAAGTACCAGCGCCTGCTACGTGCCTACACCGCAAGCCTTACCACTGATGGCTTTGCTCCAATGGAAACCCGACTGGCAGCCTGA
- a CDS encoding SLOG family protein, whose amino-acid sequence MEKHKNKTVAVVGSRGITTCAALAERPAELRPAEVVSGGAAGVDALAASWARAHRVPLLELRPTCATPI is encoded by the coding sequence ATGGAAAAACACAAAAATAAGACGGTAGCAGTAGTGGGTAGCCGAGGCATAACTACTTGCGCTGCCCTAGCGGAGCGGCCGGCTGAGTTACGCCCCGCCGAAGTGGTGAGCGGCGGCGCGGCGGGGGTAGATGCCCTGGCCGCCAGTTGGGCCCGCGCCCACCGGGTGCCCCTGCTGGAGCTGCGCCCCACGTGCGCAACGCCGATATAG